The genomic stretch taaatgactacTTCAGGattacaaatctaaaaaaaaaactcaaacagtaattaaaatgaatattcagTTTAATATAATACTCCTGGTTATTTTAGTTACAAGAGCTGTTGATGTCTAAAGTATCCTGTATTACTGTGCAATCAATTCAATAGCACACAGTCCATTGATGAATAAAAGGTTAATGCCACAGTAAATGGGAactaaagtgtgacatacatactttataaaactaaataaacctaGCTAACTATTGTAGTCATGTTGTGATCGTTCTGTCTTTGGGGGGACTGAATAGGCAGTTAATCATATCAAACATGACAATTTACATCTAAATGCCTCTAACTACTGCTTAAAAGAATCAAAACAAAGTATACTTCTCTTAGCGTTTAATTGttatataaaactataataagGCTAAGTTACTGTAAAGCTTTAATTTAGCTATAAAATGCATGAAAGTACATTACACACCAACAATATTGGGACAGTTACCACACTCACACCATGTCTCAATGCTTGTTACACTGCTCCCTTTATACTGAAGAAAGCCTGAAACACACTTCTACTTCTGTGCTGTTTGGCAAGACCTCTGTATCAGTTCCTGATTGGCTTCTGTCTCTTAAGGCATTCTTCATGACAACTGAAAAGGACTTCCCAATAACAGCCTTGACCTTCTTACCCATGAGCACATAGAGGATGGGGTTGAGGCAGCTATTGAGGAATGCCAGGCTGGTTGCCAGAGGGAAGCCGGTTCGGAGTATATTGTGCAGCATCGAGCTCCCATGGCTGTGGACTGACAGTTCCATCAAACTGAACACATGGTACGGGGTCCAGCAGATGAAAAAGGCAATGATCACAGAAGAGATGGTTTTGGAAAAGTTGGAAAGCATAGGCAGGCCTCTGTACCTCACCTTCATCACCAACAGGATGCAAGTCACCACCATTGTGATGAAGGGAATAAGAAATCCACAGACAAAGCGGACACACACTAAAATGATGTGCGTCAGCTGAGCCATGCTCCTGTCGCTCTTGTGGAAATTGTTGAAGCATATAACCTTGTCAGCTACATGGGTAGTGTCTCTAAAATATAGACTGGGGGAACTGAGAGCTCCTGCCATGACCCAGACTCCCAAGCTCAGTTTCAATGCATTTAATGGTGACCTGTACTTCTGGGACCAGGTGAGGTGAACCAGTGATAGATAGCGGTCTAAGCTGATGACAGTAAGGAAGCCCACACTGGCAAACATGTTCAGAAGAGAAACAAATGAAGTGATCTTGCAGAAAGACCTTCCAAAATTCCAGTGGAAGTTCTTAAACACATAATCAATGGACAAGGGGAGTAAGAGCACAAAAACAAAGTCTGCAATGGCCAGGTTCAGGAACCAAATCGTTTTGACTGACATTTTCATCTTAAAAGCTGTGACCCAAATCACAAGACCATTCCCAATGAGGCCAAACACAAAAGAGATGGAGTAAACAACAACTGAGACTATGTGCAAAGTTTCTCTTTGGGGCTCCTCAGCCACTTCAGTATCATAGTAGTCACTGTAATCGCTGTAGTTGTAATTAGGTGACAGTTCCAGGATGTCTTCATATCCTGCCGTTGGTCTGTGtttattcatgtttatttcttctttttcttaaatCCTGTAAAAGaaggtaaaacaaatacaagtgtGAAATGGGAATTAAAAAATCTGTACTCAGAAGCTGGACATTTTGTGCCCCTGGCCAGGAGAACTTACTTCTGCCTTTGGAAATGCTGACTTTGAGCTATATTAATGAATGGGATGCCTTGTTCAAACAAGTTTCCAATAAGCCTGTTGTTTCACTGAGTCACAAGGTCAGACATTAGCCAAGTCTACCAAGCAGAAATGCATGTCTCTCTGACCACTAGATGGAAGTAGAGTACATCACTCCCCATTGAGGCAGAGTCCAATAgatgagacacaaacacagtatGCAAAATTTTTGTAACTCCTAGATATGGATtctgtaatatattaaataaaactgggcTCTAGAGGCTCAAAGTCACTTTTATTTGATATATGTTGGGTGCCAGTGTAGCATGGTGTCAGCCCAGAAGAAATCACAAAAGCCTTTGTTGTGATTGGCACTAATTAGTTCAGACAGTGGGGctattttataaaacagattttctGCATACCTTATTAAACTATGTAGCTATTGTATGCAATCATGTTAATAAGTGGTTCAATAAATAACCAGAAATATTAATACAGAGTCAGTATGTTGGCAGTTACTAAGCCAAAAGATTGAAAGGGAAGTGAACTACCACACTCCCAGAATGAAGCCACTCCAAGGCAGGGCTTAAGCAATGATCTATGCAGTATGTTTTCAGTATACAGCAGCATAGTGCTGTACGAATGTAAACCATATGCCTAAACAATGCCTAAACCAAACATTGctgtactttaccatgctttcagaaTGTTTTTACAATGCCCAGCTACACATTACTATTGCACAACGCAGTAAACTTTTAAAGTGGTAACACTGATCCTgcctgtgttacagtacagtcatTCTGTGAATTAACAGTTCACTCATTTTAATCTGATAACAAGTTACTGCACTCCacccaaaaaaactaaatactgcCTCTCCCATATGGACATAGTTCATTTTGAAGACAGCTGTTTTTCCCACAGAATACGGATGTACTGTATAATCAGTATAGTATCGTTTTAAACATTACCCCAGATGACTTTCCCTTGTTACAGATTGCAGTTTGTTATGATGGAAAACCTTACCGCTTATAGGAAATACCAATTTTGCTAGGAAGGAGCTGTGTCCCTAATCCTGTAAAtcctttaaaacatttcaaacatttccTGAATGAATGAAGAGAAAAAGTCGAGCAGACATCCTTTCCGAATCTTTTGACAAAAGAGAAAGTAAGACAATCTACCAACCACTGTCTATCTGACATACTGTATTTGAACACAGGCAAAGTACCTGTGTATTGTAACAGCAATAAACAATGCTCCAAAAACATAAGGATTTCCGCCCACAAAATCAAATGTACAGATTCCAGTGATTCTTGGACAGCTTGGATTACTCTGTACtcagaatacatttcaaataagTTCTGATACACAGCCAGACACAACACAAAAAGTATTTGTATATTTCTATATGTAttcttttattattagttttacagTCAATGATACGCccccaaaaaagaacaaaatattgtgagcaaagtttaaaaaaaaaaaaagataattaaaataatgatctttatttttacatagtgtctttcatagtggaccaccgccACAAagggtgtgtgaagtatgcatcagctgcaaagtcacttacaacaacatctcacccaaaagacaaagcATAAGGAGATTCAGTGATTTGCtccgagtcagtggctgagcagggatttaaagcagggacctgctggttataagcctgtttctttaaccactggaccactctgCCTCCTATGAATGTTCATATGTAAAGTGCTGTACAAAGTGTCTGTCTGCAGTAATCAAACATTGTAAAGATGTTTATATGAATTGCTCAGTGAACATCCACATTTTGAACAGCATTTATATGTAGATATTGCTAATGTGCAAACTGCTCCTGGAATCATGGATATTGCTGGATTAACAAGTCAATAAAAGTCACTGTACTCCAAAGAATATTTTGAAACACTGTCTGCAAAAGAAAAGTTGGtgatttataaaattataaaaacactaCATAATTAATTTAAGGGCTCATGCTTACATTTTTGGAACTATTATTGAAAAGCAGTGTGCCAAAAATTgagaaaaatgtaaattgtaaaagtttacctCAGATAACAACAACCCTTATAAATACCAACAATACGTAAGCTCTCATCTCCAAACTAGTACCAGCCAAAAAATCCTTAACTCAACTGGAATGTGAGAAATTCAGTAAAGATTTTAAATTAAGTGGACTACACCACTATGCAtgtatactataaatcacacaaaccTGATTGTGTCTGTTCCAGTCTTATGACAATTGTTTTCAGAAATCCACAACACAGCTGAATGCACACAGAGAAGTATTCTTAGTTCTTCTTGGTATTATAGTCAGATTTAATATGGAAAAATGAAATCACTGCAAATGAGTGTTATAGCCTGGAGAGGATTTGCCTGTTGAACAAGTCAATGGTTACGCACAATTTCCTAATCTGTGACTCACTGTTTCCCTAACATCTAAATATTTAGTCTGAaaccgaaaaaaaacaaaaaaaaaaccacacatttacACTGCTAtttggtaatgtgttttgtttaaatgcaagTAATGTTTGGGAGAtttcaaaaaaatattcacaaagcACCGGGGCAATGAAAAAAACGTTTTCAAAATTACAAgagaaatgaaaaagtaaaccaTGATGGATACACTTGTTTTTGCGTCCAAAGCAATtcaattactgtttttaaaaaacaatatatactgtaaaaagtaGAAGCAGTCACGTTCAAGCACTTCTTCTATTCTCTAACAGAATAAGGGGAGGCTGACAACAGGACAAATAGATGGTTTAAACTGGAAaaagctatcttgtttgtttgtgtctgtgttatctctgtggtgcatgggatacgtgtattgctcagatttttcttttttggcttCTATCAGCTCCTAATGGTCTCATtgagccattgaaaggttttctctgctttttccggaagaaaaatgactagagacctgtgctggaccagaaagggaaaattgtaatgtcggtcctggtccaacataggaccgcaaagggttaatgcatgtgCTTAGAAATAGAACAAGCCTTCGGTTTTTCGCTTTCGCACTATTACTGCATGCATGTCTCAGACTGGCAGTACGTGTTCAAATGTCCTGTGTTTAGAGACTGTTGTAATTTCATACCAAGTTTTGCAATGTTGTTACCACACGTCCTAGGTTTTAGATTTTTTGGTTTGAAAAACAGGATGTAGGGAGACACAGGAGGATAGAACTGGTCTGTGGAATGTGGAATATAGACACAGTTTAAGGTTTGTTTATGAGTGGAGTATTCTAATGAGAACTCTTTTGGAATTAAATGTATTAGCCTTGCTGTAGTTCACATGTAACAAAATTACATgtatgatatactatatatatatatatatatatatatatatatatatatatatatatatatatatatatataaaactgcagtgtacaaaattgaaggcatatgaaagaaaatgttttttaaaaatgtacacagacagtttaaaagattaaaaaatattttattttcaggacgttcCGGGGAAAACCCCTTCTTCAACTGTATATATAACGTTGAAAATCCTTCTTCATACTCACATGTACCTTTGTAGTGATCCTTAAAATAAGAAACGAATTCCCCAAAGGCACGGCACATATGAACACAGGCATTCATTCCATCAGCACCGACAGTTTTCATCTTTCATTGTGTTTATGCAAAATAAACGTTCAAACGTCTATAGAATACACAAGTAGTTACAATATAACTTACAATCTGTTTTACACTTCTGTATCACACTTTTTTCCGTAAAACTTTACCAAACTTCAATTTTCACTTACCTCGGAAAATAACGAGGGTGCAAGCAGCCTCCAGTATGTTGGTTCAGCAATGTGAGCTCAGTTGTTTGCACAGCAGCCTGCCCCTACCCCCATCCCTAGATAAGCCGTTGTTACATTTAACAGATCACGTCTGGGTGCATTATGCTTGTCCTTAACATTTAGTAATAGATTACTGAAGCAaacgttttagttttttttttctttgtttatgcgtAAGGAAGCGTCCTTgtgccaataaaaaaataataataataaaaaaaaggagtaGGCCTTGATAGTTCAAGAGACTGTGCTGGTTGATGAGCTTTACTGTAGTTTTAAAGTCAGCTGCTTGTTGTCCActctttacttatttatttgcgGTAAAACCTGTCATACATCCTTAGCTATAGGGCAGTCACTTTTTGCTAAATTGTAATCAACACACATGTATAACAAAAACTACAGAATAAAAGTGCATACgacaacattttacaaaaaaaaaaaaaagttaattaaatattGCGAATTAACATATAATTACCGCAGACCAAATACATTAACAATAGAACAGTATTAATCATTAATTCCCCTGTAAGTTACTAGAAGGATCCTACGTTTTAAGCATGGACCGACTGCAAGACAAAAAGGACTTACCGGTAATTTAAAGATAGGCTAgtgcacattttcattttacctATCACGCATCCACATGACAAAGTTATACATATAGGATGGTAGGGGTTACTATAGTCTGTGTTTTTAGTTTACAGAAAAGTGTCGAATCCTGGATTCCAGGCGACTGTTATAACTTATTGGTGTAATGTTCAATCACTGACTAGCTCTTTAAGAAGTGGAATGCAATGGGCATATGACGTACAGGAAATGTGTGGATTAGAGGAACGGATATGGCAAGAAAAAGCAAAGATAAATGAGATTATTGTCTAGACATGCAAAGATACATTTTACATTCATTAAGGAAATGAGGGAAACTAGGCTTCGAGTTGGACCACTTACatgtatgtataaaatatttcATAAAGAACAGATCATTTTCAGCGGTTGGTGATACTAACTTCCAGAATAGCGGGGAATAGCGTAGgatctttgaaaaataaaagtccCGTTTGACCCATACCTCTGACACTCAAgatcatgtatttaaaaaaataataaataaaaaataaaaaaataaaacatgtatcgTATTATTATTGCTTAATGTATATAAGTAGCTACACGTTGATTAGGTATTTTAAATCGAGctgttacaatatacatttatattttaagtacACATCTCTGTGccaaatacttttaaatatacatttttccaatttttcatACTGATTACAGTTTTCTGATCACATCTGTTTCACAACTTTTTTGCAAGCTAGAATGTAATCACACcatgtttgtgtatgtatatgtcaATATTTTGTATACAATAATCTCTATTTGCCGCTTTTCATTATTCATACAAATATggttaaaatatcttttttttttttttttacttttgtattgcaTGTTTCCTAGTGCCATTTTTATGCATTATATTAATGATTGAAATGtgcataattataaaaaaaaagttgagtgtTGGTTACTTATCTCCCTCATTCCCTTATACAATTTGTGAATTTATCCAAACATTTATCCTATTTAAAGAATATTATCTTTACGTATTGTTGCCTAATGTTAGGGTTTGAGTGGTGGTAGTGTTTACCAAATCCTTAGGTCAACAGTCCTGTGCTACCCTAAGGCATACAGAGCAGTTCAGGAAGAATCAAGAACAGGAATAAGGGAGAAGAAAACAAAGGCtgagaaaagaaagggaaaagcTAATAAGATAAGTCAGTCATTTGTTAAGAGCGAGGCAGCTATGCAGATTAAGCCAGGAGCAGTGGTGCTGGCAGGTAAAGCAGACGGTCTAAGAACAGATAAGGTGACAGGTGAGGAGTACAGGCAGAGAGCAGGTACAGTGTCAGGTGAGGAGGacgggctgagagcaggtacagtgtcAGGTGAGGAGGACGGGCTGAGAACAAGTTCAGTGACAGGTGAGGAGGatgggctgagagcaggtacagtgacaggtgAGGAGGAcaggctgagagcaggtacagtgacaggtgAGGAGGAcaggctgagagcaggtacagtgacaggtgAGGAGGACAGGCTGAGAGAGGTACAGTGACAGTGTACACAGGTGAGGAGGACGGGCTGAGacaggtacagtgacaggtgAGGAGGatgggctgagagcaggtacagtgacaggtgAGGAGGACGGGCTGAGAACAAGTACAGTGACAGGTGAGGAGGacgggctgagagcaggtacagtgtcAGGTGAGGAGGACGGGCTGAGAacaggtacagtgacaggtgAGGAGGatgggctgagagcaggtacagtgacaggtgAGGAGGacgggctgagagcaggtacagtgacaggtgAGGAGGAcaggctgagagcaggtacagtgacacgGGTGAGGAGGACAGTGACAGGTGAGGAGgaggctgagagcaggtacagtgacaggtgAGGAGGatgggctgagagcaggtacagtgacaggtgAGGAGGacgggctgagagcaggtacagtgacaggtgAGGAGGacgggctgagagcaggtacagtgacaggtgAGGAGGacgggctgagagcaggtacagtgacaggtgAGGAGGacgggctgagagcaggtacagtgacaggtgAGGaggactgagagcaggtacagtgacaggtgAGGAGGacgggctgagagcaggtacagtgacaggtgAGGAGGatgggctgagagcaggtacagtgacaggtgAGGAGGacgggctgagagcaggtacagtgacaggggAGGAGGACAGGCTGAGGGGAGGAGGACAGGCTGAGGTGAAGAGTGACAGGGGAGGAGGACAGGCTTGTGAGGCAGGTCCAGTGACAAGAAATGAAATGGTCAGCAAAGGACACTCTAAAACCAGTTTGAGTACAGGGAGCAAGGTGACTCCACACACAAATACTGCAGCATGTAGttcatattttttgttcagtCAATTTATAAATTGGAAGAAGCTAAAGGGAGGCGGTCCAGCACATAGTTCAAAGGAGCCTATTGAacacaaaaagtatttttaaaaaagtaaatgttttggaTTATAGAGCAATTGCAAATGCAATTCATGAGGTTAAAAAATACAGCGATAAAAAAACAAACGAGCTACAATTTTGGGAGGAAGTTGTAAAATTCCATTCCTCACACACGTCCTAATGCAgccaaaaaaaagtaaacttctttataatatatggaaaaaaaatttAAGTGATATACAGGAATTAGTTGATCAAATTCATACTTTAGGAATACAGAcagataataatctttatatagcacctttcatagtggaccactatcacaaagcgctttacaagatacaagactagggtgtgtgaactatgcatcagctgcagagccacttacaagaatgactcacccaaaagatggagcacaaggaggttaagtgacttacttaagaccacacaatgagtcagtggctgagctaggatttgaaccagatACCTCCtcgttacaagcctgtttctttaagcactggaccacacagccacctaGATAGTATATTATCTCTCTTATTAAATGCAGACAGACACAAAAGTAAAcctgattgggggggggggggattacattTTCTCCCAGAGGATAATAATGAACACGTTAACTCAGTAAGAGAAACATAAAAAGAGAAATAGAGGACCATTTAAAATATGGCA from Polyodon spathula isolate WHYD16114869_AA chromosome 11, ASM1765450v1, whole genome shotgun sequence encodes the following:
- the LOC121323514 gene encoding G-protein coupled receptor 1-like — translated: MNKHRPTAGYEDILELSPNYNYSDYSDYYDTEVAEEPQRETLHIVSVVVYSISFVFGLIGNGLVIWVTAFKMKMSVKTIWFLNLAIADFVFVLLLPLSIDYVFKNFHWNFGRSFCKITSFVSLLNMFASVGFLTVISLDRYLSLVHLTWSQKYRSPLNALKLSLGVWVMAGALSSPSLYFRDTTHVADKVICFNNFHKSDRSMAQLTHIILVCVRFVCGFLIPFITMVVTCILLVMKVRYRGLPMLSNFSKTISSVIIAFFICWTPYHVFSLMELSVHSHGSSMLHNILRTGFPLATSLAFLNSCLNPILYVLMGKKVKAVIGKSFSVVMKNALRDRSQSGTDTEVLPNSTEVEVCFRLSSV